From the Ignavibacteriales bacterium genome, the window CTTAACAACCAGAAGCAGGTAGTTATAGAAGAGAAAAAACAAAGATACGATAACGCTCCCTACGGGATGGCATTTCATAATATTTTTAAAACCCTGTTTAGAGATTCTAATTACGAAAGCCCCGTCATAGGATACGACGATGATATTCTTTCGTTCACTCTCGATGAAGCAATAGATTTTCACAAAACATATTACTCACCCGAAAATTCTTTCCTTGTGCTTTCGGGAGATTTCGACAGAGATAATGCAGTTGCGTTAATAGAAAAGTACTTCGGTTCGGTAAAGAATGGTGGAATGCCACCCCGCCGGGAAAATGTGATTAAAGAAATGAGCGGTGACGTTTATAGTGTTATACATGACGATGTTTCTCTGCCCGTACTGTATATTGCGTTCCAGATACCAAAAGCAGGCACGGACGAATCATACACTATCGATTATTTCGCGGACGTTATCGCAAATGATAAAAGTAGCAGGCTATATAAAAGACTGATATATGATATGCAGGCGGCAAAGTCCGTTCACGCGCTTAAGTACCAGCTTCAGGATGCCGGTATATTTTTGATCCGGGCGGAGCTAAATGTGGACGGTAATATTGACCTTGTGGAAAATGTTATATACGAGGAAATGAACAATATGATCGACAAAGGGATAACTGATTATGAATACGAAAAAGTCAGTAATGGTATCGAGTTCTACCATGCTTCTTCACTTTCGACCGTGCAGAAGATTGGTATGGACACCTTATTCAATAAAATGCAGTTCGATGACGTTGACCTCATCAATAGAAAATCACAGATCTACCGCTCATACTCACAAGAGGATATACTGAGATCGAGTGAAAAATGCTTTAAAGATAAGTATAAGTTCGTTATGAAATATATTCCGAAGAAATATTAACATGGACAAAGCTCAGCCCCTTCTTGTAAATAAAGACCTTTATATTCCGAGAGTTGACTTCCGGGAATTTACACTCGACAATGGTTTGCGTGTGGTTCTTTCACGTAATGAAAGGATACCGTCCGTCGCTGTTAATTGCACGTATCACGTCGGTTCTAAAGACGAAGAACCCGGGCAGAGTGGACTCGCGCACCTCTTCGAGCACCTGCTTTTCGAGGGCACGGCAAACACAAAGAATGGTGAGTTTGATCTTCTATTGCAGGAGAGGGGAGGCGAAAGCAATGCCTACACCTCGACCGATGTTACGAGCTATTATGTCGTGATTCCTTCTAACCAGCTTGAGTTTGCTCTGTGGCTCGATTCCGACAGGATGGCTGGTTTCGGCATAGACCAGAAGAGCCTCGACATTCAAAAGGATGTCGTCCTCGAAGAGAAGATGACGATTTACGACAATACTCCTTATGGCTCGCTGGAGGAGGAGAGCTCTAAAAGATTGTTTAATGGAAGCCGCTACAGCAATATGATTATCGGGTCAGCCGATGACATCAAAAACGCTACACTCGGCGAAATAAGAAAATTTTGGGAACGCTATTACCGCGCGTCAAATGCTGTGCTATCCATTACCGGCGACATCGATTATAATAAGACAGAGGATCTTGTAAGAAAATACTACGGTGAATTCGATAGGAAGGATAAACCTGCTAAGCCCGCATTCGACGAGATAATCTCAAACGGCGCGGAAATGGTCGAAATTTATGACAATGTCCAGCTTCCTGCGACGTTCCATTTTTTCAGACTTCCAAAGATGGGCTCGAAAGAAAACTATGCGATGAAGGTAATCAGCTCGATACTCAGCGACGGCGATAGCTCGCGCCTTTATAAAGACCTCGTCATCGAAAACATCGCCTCCGAGATAGAGACGTCCGTTTACGAAATGGAGGACGTCAGCATGTTCTCACTGTTCTCTTACGGCTACGCCGGAAAGGACACCCGCGAAATGGAGTTTGTCATCGACCGCACTCTTGATGACCTTGCCGAGGGTAGATTCACTGAAGAAGAAATTTCAAAAGTTAAAAATAAAATAGAAACCACGTTCAGCACGAGAAGACATTCCATTATCGGTTTGGCGGATAAGCTCTCCTCATTGAAGATATTTTACGATGACGTGGATCTCATCAATACTGAAATAAAATATTACCTGAATACGACAGCCGATGACCTTGTGGATACGGTTAGACGCTTTTTGGATAGAAGCCGTCGGGTCGTGTTAAACTATTTACCTAATCTATAAATTTTTTTAAAATGAGTATAAGTGAAATGAATAAAGATAACTCTATGACTCTTGATAGATCCATTCCTCCTGCACCGGGAGAGATTAAAGACGTTAAATTCCCCGACTTTTTCGAAAGCAAAACCGACAACGGTATAACCGTACTAGTCGTTGAGGACAGGAAGCTTCCTCTCGTCAGCGCAAGGTTCGTTTTCAAATCCGGTTCTTACATGGATACCGTTACCGGGAATAATAAAGCGGGTCTGTCATCCATGACGCTTGACCTCATGCTGAAAGGTACTTCAAAACGCACGGCAACGGATATAGCGCGTGAAGTCGATTTTCTCGGCGGTGTGCTTTCCAGCGGGTGCGACCATGATGCCAGCTTCGTCAGTACGTACTCTTTAAAGAAACATTTTGACAAAATATTCGACATCGCTTCCGATACTGTTTTCGATCCCACTTTCCCGGAAGATGAAATAAAGCGTCTCAAGGAACAGCGCCACAATACTCTGCTTAGTTATCTCGATGAAGGCGATTACCTTGCGTCGCGTATTTTTAGCAAGTATCTCTACGGTGATTTCCCGTATGCGTATCCGGTGGAAGGTGTGAAAAGCGCCGTCGATGACTTTACGAGAGAGGACTTTGTAAATTTCCACAAAAAATATTTCGTGCCTTGCAATCTTATTGTAGCATTCGTCGGTGATATCTCGCCGGAGGAAGCCATGCTGAAGGTGAATGAAAAATTCCGCGAACTCCACGCAGGCGACCGCCCGCAAAAAGAAACCGTTCCGGAATTGATTCAAAAACCTTCGCACGCCTATCTAATAGAGAAGCGCGGCTCCGTGCAGTCTTCCATAAAAATGGGACATATCGGCATCAGCCGTGATAACCCGGACTTTATTCCCGCCACCGTGATGAATACCATTCTCGGAGGTAGTTTCACCTCGCGTATCAATCACAATCTACGCGAAGTCCACGGCTACACTTACGGCGCGCGCTCCGCGTTCGACTGGAAAAAGGTCAGCGGTGACTTCTCCGTCGAGACTGAAGTGAAGAACAACCTCACACACGACGCCGTTAAGCAGATCATTATCGAAATAAGACGCATGCGCGATGAACTCGTCACCGAAGACGAGCTTCAGAACATAAAGAATTTCATCACCGGCAATTTCCCGCTGCAGCTGGAGACTCCAAATGCTATCGCATCTAAGCTCATAAATCTGAAACTTTATGACATGGATGATGATTACTATAGTACGTACCTCAGCAGTGTAAATGCATTAACACGCGAAGAAATCAAAGAAACTGCTGAAAAATACCTGCATCCGGATAATTTACTGATCTCTATTGCCGGAAATCCGAAAGAAATTGAGGAAGATATGAAACATATTTGCGAAGTTTCGGTATTAAAAGAACTATAGGACCTATTAACCAAAAACGTACTATGTCTGATCAAAGCACAATAAAAATGACTGTACAGGAAAGCGATGTAAAACTCGTCAGCGAACTCAATAGCAAATACGTCGAACTAAAAACCGAAGTAGCTAAAGTGATCGTCGGACAGGACCGTATAATAGAGCAGATAATCATCTCTATCCTCGCTAACGGACACTGTCTCCTAATAGGTGTGCCCGGTCTTGCAAAAACCCTCATTGTAAGGACCCTGGCTGAAGTGCTCGATCTCAAATTCAATCGCATACAGTTCACGCCCGACCTCATGCCCTCGGATATCACCGGTACGGAAATACTCGAGAGCGATGAGGAAGGAAAGAAGTTCTTCAAATTCATCAAAGGTCCTATCTTTGCCAATATGCTTCTCGCGGACGAAATAAACAGGACTCCTCCTAAAACTCAGTCCGCTCTGCTCGAGGCGATGCAGGAACATAAAGTCACTGCCGCCGGTACGACGTACAAGCTCGAAGAACCATTCTTCGTTCTTGCTACGCAAAACCCCATCGAGCAGGAGGGAACATACCCCCTTCCCGAAGCACAGCTCGACAGGTTCATGTTCAATCTCTGGCTTGACTATCCCAACGAGTCGGAAGAATCCGACATTATAAAAAAGACCACCAGCATGTATCATCCCGAGCTCAGTCACATCTTTACAGCCGAGGATATAATCCGCTATCAAAACCTCGTCCGCAAAGTTCCTGTCGCGGATGAAGTAATAGATTACACGGTCAGTGTCGTCGCAAAGACACGTCCTGCGAATGCCGAAAGCCCGCAGTTCATAAAAGACTACATAAGCTGGGGCGCTGGTCCGCGCGCGTCGCAGTACCTCATACTCGGAGCAAAGACTCTCTGCATACTCGAGGGCCGCTACTCGCCGACGATCGACGACATAAAGAGGGTCTCCCGTCCGGTGCTCAGGCACAGGCTCCTTCCCAATTTCAATGCCGAGGCAGACGGAAAGAGCGTCCTTGAAATGATAGACATGCTCTTCGCCTAATTACTTTCCACTTTACACGTTTCCCATACAAAAACGCTCCTTACGGCGCGCCCAGGCTATTGATTATTTAAACATATTCACTTATGTTTATAGAGTAGGCTCCCACCTAAAGATTTAGAAAATGAGAAGAATTTTACTGCCTATATTATTAATAATTGTACTATCAGTCCCATACACCTATAGCCAATCTAGCGGTCAAAATCTCTTTCCAATGTCGGTTGGTAATGTATATGTTTATTCTGTCAATAGCCATTCAGGTGGAGGTTATGATACAACATATCTTAGAAGAGGTACTATTGATAGAGATTCTTTAATTGATGGGAGAAAATATTATTTTATTAATTCCATTAAATTTAACGGCTGGTATAGAGTTGACACCGCGACGGGAAGTTTATATAAGTATGATTCAGTTGGTAGTTGTTCGCATTACATAAATGAAATATTGATAGACAGTCTATCTTCTTCGCCTGGAGGATTAAATTATAGTTGCATTCCAGGCCAGTCTGCAATTGTTATATGCTCCTTTGAGAATAGAGAATTGTTTGGGCAAAATATTTTTCATAAAAAGTTTTCATATTCCTACAATGTAGGACCTGCTACTTTTACTTACAATTCTTATTATGCCAGCGGTTATGGGCTAAGTACTTATGTAACTTATTATTCAAACTTTATTTCGGGGACAGTCACCCATACACTGAAAGGTTGTGTTATAAACGGAGTTGTTTATGGTGATACGACAGTAACTTCAATACTGCAAATAGGTAACACTGTTCCCTCTTCCTTCTCCCTCCACCAAAACTATCCCAACCCCTTCAACCCCTCCACCAAAATAAAATTCGGCATCCCCAAAGGTGCGCTCGTCAAACTAAAGATATACGACATACTCGGACGCGAGGTCGCAGTCCTCGTAAACGAAAAGCTCACAGCCGGCATATACGAATACGACTGGAACGCCTCCGCTCTACCCAGCGGGGTGTATTTTTACAGGCTGGAGGCAGGGGAGTTTACCGAAAGTAAAAGGATGGTATTGGTAAAATGAGAAAGTTGATTCTCATATTAATATTGATGTCCTCAAATGCCTTTTGCCAATCCGGATGGTTCTGGCAGAACCCTTTACCGCAGGGGAATCAAATTAGTGATAATTTTAGATTCAATGATTTAGAATTTATTCTGGTTGGAGATTATGGTACAATATTATATACTTCTAATGGTGGTTTAAATTGGACTATACAAAATAGTGGGACGGATATATCATTATTGGCAACGCATTTTATTAATAACTTTACAGGTTGGGCAGTTGGCTGGAATGGAACAATCTTAAAAACAACTGATAAAGGTAATCATTGGACTAGTATGTCAACACCTCAGTTATTTAAGTACCGGGACGTTTATTTTTTTGATGAAAATACTGGTATTGTATGCGGCGAATTTAATGGTTTTAGAAGAACTACCAATGGTGGAATTAACTGGATTTATATTACTTTTCAACCTGCAGCTAGTTTATTTTCAATGCATTTTTTTGATTCAAGTAGAGGTATTGCTGTTGGCGGTGGTGGGTCCGTTAAGACAACGTTAGATGCCGGTCAAACCTGGCAAGATCAGCAATCAGCAATTAATCCTTTGAATTCGGTTTACTTCATTAATGAAAGTTATGGCTGGGCAGTTGGTTGGGGAGGTTATAATGTTAATAGAACGCAGAATGGAGGAATTAATTGGGAAAATTTAGGCACGGTTTCAGGACCTCTTTACTCTGTTTATTTTGTAAATGGCAATACTGGCTGGTTATCGGGAGATAATGGTGTAGTTGCCAGAACTTTGAACTCAGGACAGAATTGGACACTACAACAATCAGGTATAGATGGATTAATTTTGTCTTTGTCTATGATTAACTCAAATACCGGCTATTTTTTTGGTGCATTTGGAAGTATTGGCAAAACTACAAATGGAGGTATAAATTGGAAATTATCTACAGAATTACCAATTCAATGGCTTAGATCGGTAGACTTTGTAGATAATAATACCGGCTATGTGGCTGGGTTGAATGCAACAATAAGAAAATCAACAAATGGTGGATATAATTGGATAGAATTGCCACAATCTCTAACTACGTATGATCTTTATTCTGTAAGTTTTTTAAATGCCAGCACCGGCTTTGTAAGCGGATATAGAAGTAGGATATTGAAAACTACAGATGGAGGCAGTCATTGGTTACTTGGTTATGAGGAGTCAGGAGGTATTTTATATTCGGTTAATATTCTTAATGATTCAATTGGGGTTTCAGTTGGAACGGGGGGTAAAATTGTAAAATCGACTAACTCTGGAACAAGCTGGTTTCCTCAGGTTAGTAATACTGGAGGTTCTTTAAGGAGCGTTCAGATGCTTGATGAAAACACAGGTTATATTGCGGGAGGTGATTACTTATTATCAATAATCCTTAAGACAACTGATGGAGGAAGTACTTGGCTGCCAAAACCTTCAGGTACAAATTTAGCATTTTTTGGCCTTTGCTTTATTTCAAAAGATTCAGGGTGGGCTGTTGGTGAATCAGGAGTTATAAAATTTACTTCAAATGGTGGAGAAACGTGGATTTCTCAAACCAGTAATACAACAGAGTGGCTCAGGTCTGTATCCTTTGATGATAATGATTCAGGTTGGATATCAGGAGAAAATGGAGTAATATTGAGGACTACAAATGCAGGTAATAACTGGTTTTCTCAAGACAGCCATACAAAACATTATTTATTTTCTGTTAAGGCTCATGGACCTGACACAGCATGGATCGTTGGAGGTGCTTGTGCGATTTTAAAAACCACAACCGGCGGTGAAATAATTACAGGAATGAATAATAATTCTTTAGAAATTCCTCAATCCTTCTCACTCTCCCAAAACTACCCCAACCCCTTCAACCCGTCGACAAAAATAAAATTCGATATACCGAAGGGTGCGCTCGTCAAACTAAAGATCTACGACATACTCGGACGCGAGGTGGCGGAGCTGGTGAATGAAAAACTTAACGCCGGGGTGTACGAATACGACTGGAACGCCTCCGCTCTCCCCAGCGGTGTCTACTTCTACCGCCTCCAGGCAGGGGATTTCATCGAAACAAAAAGGATGGTACTGGTAAAATGAGGAAGGGATGAAAAAAATAATTTTGGTCTACATATTTTTAGTGTTCACTCATGATGTAGTACCTCAAAATCTTGAGGCAACTAAGTATATGCCATTAGCTTTGGGCAATTCCTATACTTACTTAAGAAAAGTTGTAACTTCGGTAAACACATATTATAGTATTGAAAAGTTTACAATTAACCGAGATACAATAATATTCGGGGTAAAGTATTATTATCTTGAAGTAATTCCAAATCACAGCGATATCTGGGTCAGGACTGATACAGTGACAGGATCTTTATATACATTTGATTCAACTAATAGTTGTTTCAATTATTTTTATGAAAAACTTGTTGATAGTCTGGCTGCCAATCAAAATGACACATCCGGTATGTGTTTTACTCTTGATAAATGTTTAGGACAATCTCAAGATACATTATTTAATACCACAATAAACAGTCTTGGTTTTCAAATGATAAACGGATTTATGTTTACATACTATGCTAAGAACATTGGTCTTTATTATGTTTGGGGTGGAATGCCAATGTATATCTGGTCTGATAGACTTCGTGGTTGTGTAATAAATGGCATAGTTTATGGAGATACTTCAAGTAGCTTGAGTAATATCGGTATTATTAATCAGGAAACCCCCTCCATCTTCTCCCTCTCTCAAAACTATCCCAACCCATTCAACCCGTCGACAAAAATAAAATTCGATATCCCCAAAGGCTCACTGGTGAAGCTGAAGGTATATGACATACTCGGACGCGAGGTCGCAGTACTCGTAAACGAAAAGCTCACAGCCGGCATATACGAATACGACTGGAACGCTTCCGCTCTCCCCAGCGGTGTCTACTTCTACCGCCTCGAAGCGGGCGATTTCATCGAAACAAAAAGGATGGTACTGGTAAAATAATTTTTAAACAATTATTTAGCCTTAATCACTTGATTTTACAGCCCTGCTTGGAAGCCTCAAAAGCAGGGCTTTTTTTTCATTTAGATGTCATAAAAGACTAATTATTGAGCAGTTTCTTATATTGACTTTTGGGACGGATTTCAGTATTTTTGTGTTTGTCTAAAAATTGAACTTGTACTGAACCCATGGCTTTAAAGAAACTAAAACCGAATACACCGGCGACCAGATATTATTCGATATCTACTTTCGAAGAGATCACGAAAACCGAACCCGAAAAATCCTTAACCAAACCGTTAAAGAAATCCGGCGGTAGGAATAATCTCGGAAGGATCACCTCGCGTCACAGAGGAGGCGGTCACAAAAGAAGATACAGAATTATAGATTTCAAGCGTGGTAAAGAAGGAACGGCTGAAGTGATAGCGATCGAGTACGATCCGAACAGGACCGCCCGCATAGCTCTTGTTAGATACGAAGACGGAGAGAAAGCATACATCATCGCTCCCAACGAAATTA encodes:
- a CDS encoding insulinase family protein, whose amino-acid sequence is MNKFKSENINHKTADISSPADKKLKFEEYVTGNGLSCIFYRDNSNPLVGVTLGYHVGSRDEAPHKKGIAHLFEHLMFQGSDNVKRGEHMKYVQNIGGICNAFTMQDFTVYFDVVPSNQLEAALWLESDRMNSLDFTEENLNNQKQVVIEEKKQRYDNAPYGMAFHNIFKTLFRDSNYESPVIGYDDDILSFTLDEAIDFHKTYYSPENSFLVLSGDFDRDNAVALIEKYFGSVKNGGMPPRRENVIKEMSGDVYSVIHDDVSLPVLYIAFQIPKAGTDESYTIDYFADVIANDKSSRLYKRLIYDMQAAKSVHALKYQLQDAGIFLIRAELNVDGNIDLVENVIYEEMNNMIDKGITDYEYEKVSNGIEFYHASSLSTVQKIGMDTLFNKMQFDDVDLINRKSQIYRSYSQEDILRSSEKCFKDKYKFVMKYIPKKY
- a CDS encoding insulinase family protein; this encodes MDKAQPLLVNKDLYIPRVDFREFTLDNGLRVVLSRNERIPSVAVNCTYHVGSKDEEPGQSGLAHLFEHLLFEGTANTKNGEFDLLLQERGGESNAYTSTDVTSYYVVIPSNQLEFALWLDSDRMAGFGIDQKSLDIQKDVVLEEKMTIYDNTPYGSLEEESSKRLFNGSRYSNMIIGSADDIKNATLGEIRKFWERYYRASNAVLSITGDIDYNKTEDLVRKYYGEFDRKDKPAKPAFDEIISNGAEMVEIYDNVQLPATFHFFRLPKMGSKENYAMKVISSILSDGDSSRLYKDLVIENIASEIETSVYEMEDVSMFSLFSYGYAGKDTREMEFVIDRTLDDLAEGRFTEEEISKVKNKIETTFSTRRHSIIGLADKLSSLKIFYDDVDLINTEIKYYLNTTADDLVDTVRRFLDRSRRVVLNYLPNL
- a CDS encoding insulinase family protein; this encodes MNKDNSMTLDRSIPPAPGEIKDVKFPDFFESKTDNGITVLVVEDRKLPLVSARFVFKSGSYMDTVTGNNKAGLSSMTLDLMLKGTSKRTATDIAREVDFLGGVLSSGCDHDASFVSTYSLKKHFDKIFDIASDTVFDPTFPEDEIKRLKEQRHNTLLSYLDEGDYLASRIFSKYLYGDFPYAYPVEGVKSAVDDFTREDFVNFHKKYFVPCNLIVAFVGDISPEEAMLKVNEKFRELHAGDRPQKETVPELIQKPSHAYLIEKRGSVQSSIKMGHIGISRDNPDFIPATVMNTILGGSFTSRINHNLREVHGYTYGARSAFDWKKVSGDFSVETEVKNNLTHDAVKQIIIEIRRMRDELVTEDELQNIKNFITGNFPLQLETPNAIASKLINLKLYDMDDDYYSTYLSSVNALTREEIKETAEKYLHPDNLLISIAGNPKEIEEDMKHICEVSVLKEL
- a CDS encoding MoxR family ATPase, with amino-acid sequence MTVQESDVKLVSELNSKYVELKTEVAKVIVGQDRIIEQIIISILANGHCLLIGVPGLAKTLIVRTLAEVLDLKFNRIQFTPDLMPSDITGTEILESDEEGKKFFKFIKGPIFANMLLADEINRTPPKTQSALLEAMQEHKVTAAGTTYKLEEPFFVLATQNPIEQEGTYPLPEAQLDRFMFNLWLDYPNESEESDIIKKTTSMYHPELSHIFTAEDIIRYQNLVRKVPVADEVIDYTVSVVAKTRPANAESPQFIKDYISWGAGPRASQYLILGAKTLCILEGRYSPTIDDIKRVSRPVLRHRLLPNFNAEADGKSVLEMIDMLFA
- a CDS encoding T9SS type A sorting domain-containing protein, which encodes MSVGNVYVYSVNSHSGGGYDTTYLRRGTIDRDSLIDGRKYYFINSIKFNGWYRVDTATGSLYKYDSVGSCSHYINEILIDSLSSSPGGLNYSCIPGQSAIVICSFENRELFGQNIFHKKFSYSYNVGPATFTYNSYYASGYGLSTYVTYYSNFISGTVTHTLKGCVINGVVYGDTTVTSILQIGNTVPSSFSLHQNYPNPFNPSTKIKFGIPKGALVKLKIYDILGREVAVLVNEKLTAGIYEYDWNASALPSGVYFYRLEAGEFTESKRMVLVK
- a CDS encoding T9SS type A sorting domain-containing protein translates to MRKLILILILMSSNAFCQSGWFWQNPLPQGNQISDNFRFNDLEFILVGDYGTILYTSNGGLNWTIQNSGTDISLLATHFINNFTGWAVGWNGTILKTTDKGNHWTSMSTPQLFKYRDVYFFDENTGIVCGEFNGFRRTTNGGINWIYITFQPAASLFSMHFFDSSRGIAVGGGGSVKTTLDAGQTWQDQQSAINPLNSVYFINESYGWAVGWGGYNVNRTQNGGINWENLGTVSGPLYSVYFVNGNTGWLSGDNGVVARTLNSGQNWTLQQSGIDGLILSLSMINSNTGYFFGAFGSIGKTTNGGINWKLSTELPIQWLRSVDFVDNNTGYVAGLNATIRKSTNGGYNWIELPQSLTTYDLYSVSFLNASTGFVSGYRSRILKTTDGGSHWLLGYEESGGILYSVNILNDSIGVSVGTGGKIVKSTNSGTSWFPQVSNTGGSLRSVQMLDENTGYIAGGDYLLSIILKTTDGGSTWLPKPSGTNLAFFGLCFISKDSGWAVGESGVIKFTSNGGETWISQTSNTTEWLRSVSFDDNDSGWISGENGVILRTTNAGNNWFSQDSHTKHYLFSVKAHGPDTAWIVGGACAILKTTTGGEIITGMNNNSLEIPQSFSLSQNYPNPFNPSTKIKFDIPKGALVKLKIYDILGREVAELVNEKLNAGVYEYDWNASALPSGVYFYRLQAGDFIETKRMVLVK
- a CDS encoding T9SS type A sorting domain-containing protein, translated to MCFTLDKCLGQSQDTLFNTTINSLGFQMINGFMFTYYAKNIGLYYVWGGMPMYIWSDRLRGCVINGIVYGDTSSSLSNIGIINQETPSIFSLSQNYPNPFNPSTKIKFDIPKGSLVKLKVYDILGREVAVLVNEKLTAGIYEYDWNASALPSGVYFYRLEAGDFIETKRMVLVK